Proteins co-encoded in one Stutzerimonas stutzeri genomic window:
- a CDS encoding beta-glucosidase — protein sequence MHQPTLFQSFFMGGFECSNHRRSDGRRLDLLAATGHDRWAAHDYAVLHRHGLHSVRDGLRWHLIEQAPGRYDWSSFLPMLQAAQRQGTQVIWDLCHYGWPDDLDIWRPQFVERFARYAAAAAQLVKDETDTVPFYAPLNEISFWAWAGGDEAYFNPMARGRGFELKHQLVRATLAAMQAIRAVEPRARFVQVDPAIHVVSPNDRPGPQRDAERFRQSQFEAWDMLCGEAWPGLGGAPEYLDVLGVNYYSDNQWYHGDGRTIERDNPDYRPFKGILTEIWQRYKRPLLIAETGAEGDVRGDWLRYVSEQAGLAMQRGVPVEGICLYPVLDYPGWTDERHCPVGLLGFPDENGNRRVHEGLADELRLQQMRFSQTRAVEHPAEALP from the coding sequence ATGCATCAGCCCACGTTGTTCCAAAGCTTCTTCATGGGCGGGTTCGAATGCTCGAATCACCGCCGCAGCGACGGCCGGCGGCTGGACTTGCTCGCCGCTACCGGGCACGACCGCTGGGCCGCGCACGATTACGCCGTACTGCATCGGCATGGCCTGCACAGTGTGCGCGACGGCCTGCGCTGGCACCTGATCGAGCAGGCGCCCGGCCGGTACGACTGGTCGAGCTTTCTGCCGATGCTGCAGGCGGCGCAACGTCAGGGCACGCAGGTGATCTGGGATCTGTGCCACTACGGCTGGCCGGACGACCTCGACATCTGGCGGCCGCAGTTCGTCGAGCGTTTCGCCCGTTACGCGGCGGCGGCGGCGCAGCTGGTCAAGGACGAGACCGACACGGTGCCGTTTTACGCGCCGCTGAACGAAATCTCCTTCTGGGCCTGGGCTGGTGGCGACGAGGCCTATTTCAACCCCATGGCGCGCGGTCGCGGCTTCGAGCTCAAGCACCAGCTGGTGCGTGCCACCCTCGCCGCAATGCAGGCGATCCGAGCGGTCGAGCCACGGGCGCGCTTCGTCCAGGTCGACCCGGCCATACATGTGGTGTCGCCCAACGACCGACCGGGCCCGCAGCGCGACGCCGAGCGCTTCCGTCAGTCGCAGTTCGAGGCCTGGGACATGCTCTGCGGCGAGGCCTGGCCGGGCCTGGGCGGCGCGCCGGAGTACCTCGACGTCCTGGGGGTCAACTACTACTCCGATAACCAGTGGTACCACGGCGATGGCCGCACCATCGAGCGCGACAATCCGGACTATCGGCCGTTCAAGGGCATCCTCACGGAGATCTGGCAGCGCTACAAACGGCCCCTGCTGATCGCTGAAACCGGTGCCGAAGGGGACGTGCGCGGCGACTGGCTGCGCTATGTCAGCGAGCAGGCGGGTCTGGCGATGCAGCGCGGGGTGCCGGTGGAAGGCATCTGCCTGTATCCGGTGCTGGACTACCCCGGCTGGACCGACGAGCGGCATTGCCCGGTCGGGCTGTTGGGATTCCCAGATGAAAACGGCAATCGTCGCGTACATGAGGGGTTGGCGGACGAACTGCGCCTGCAGCAGATGCGCTTCAGCCAGACGCGCGCCGTCGAGCACCCGGCCGAAGCCTTGCCATGA
- a CDS encoding KTSC domain-containing protein — protein MKRVAVTSRSLRALGYDPDEQALEVEFHNGSVYRYEQVPAEVVQELLEADSLGRHFNQVFKAQQYPYRRIE, from the coding sequence ATGAAAAGGGTGGCGGTGACCTCGCGCAGCCTGCGCGCCCTGGGCTACGACCCCGACGAACAGGCACTGGAGGTGGAGTTTCACAACGGCTCGGTCTATCGCTACGAACAGGTGCCGGCCGAGGTGGTGCAGGAGTTGCTGGAGGCCGACTCGCTAGGGCGCCATTTCAACCAGGTGTTCAAGGCGCAGCAGTACCCCTATCGGCGCATCGAATAA
- a CDS encoding aminopeptidase, producing the protein MSKLKTALVDKRSRLWVPLLFAVGLNGCSTYYGQLAVGQLQLLRQREPIAAIIERPQTEPHLRQRLAQALQARRFASSALGLPDNGSYTLYADIQRPYVVWNLFATEAFSVTPLKHCFPIAGCVAYRGYYQPGRARGAAALLEAKGYDTLVAGVHAYSTLGWFDDPLLSSMLRWDDERLAGLIFHELAHQRLYVSGDTAFNEAYASFVEREGLRQWRSSQGLPPPDQTARQRYAEFSQLLLDTRERLAALYASDLDEAAMRAAKQETFMQLRQRYRQLRDGAWQGDGRFDRWMAQPLNNASLVPFGLYDRWVPAFAALFDQVGGDWQRFHTQVEALGQLPADERTRQLEALR; encoded by the coding sequence GTGTCGAAGCTGAAAACCGCCCTTGTCGACAAGCGCAGCCGGCTCTGGGTTCCGCTGCTGTTTGCCGTTGGTCTGAATGGTTGCAGCACCTATTACGGGCAATTGGCGGTCGGTCAGCTGCAGTTGTTGCGCCAACGCGAACCCATCGCGGCGATCATCGAACGCCCGCAAACCGAGCCACACCTGCGCCAACGCCTGGCCCAGGCGCTGCAGGCTAGACGCTTCGCCAGTTCCGCGTTGGGGTTGCCGGACAATGGCAGCTACACCCTCTACGCCGATATCCAGCGGCCCTACGTGGTGTGGAATCTGTTCGCCACCGAGGCCTTTTCGGTCACGCCGCTCAAGCACTGTTTTCCGATCGCCGGTTGTGTGGCCTATCGCGGCTATTACCAGCCAGGACGGGCGCGAGGGGCGGCGGCGCTGCTTGAAGCCAAGGGCTACGACACCCTGGTCGCCGGGGTGCATGCCTATTCGACCCTCGGCTGGTTCGACGATCCGCTGCTCAGCTCGATGTTGCGCTGGGACGATGAGCGCCTGGCCGGGTTGATCTTTCACGAGCTGGCGCACCAGCGTCTGTATGTGTCTGGCGACACCGCGTTCAACGAAGCCTATGCCTCCTTCGTCGAACGCGAGGGGCTGCGCCAGTGGCGCAGCAGCCAGGGCCTGCCGCCGCCCGACCAGACCGCTCGGCAACGCTATGCCGAGTTCAGCCAGCTGCTGCTCGACACCCGTGAGCGCCTGGCCGCGCTGTATGCCTCGGACTTGGACGAAGCGGCCATGCGCGCCGCCAAACAGGAAACGTTCATGCAGCTGCGCCAGCGTTACCGCCAGCTGCGAGACGGTGCCTGGCAGGGCGACGGCCGTTTCGACCGCTGGATGGCTCAGCCGCTGAACAACGCCAGCCTGGTGCCCTTCGGTCTCTACGACCGCTGGGTGCCTGCCTTCGCGGCGCTGTTCGACCAGGTCGGTGGCGACTGGCAGCGTTTCCATACCCAGGTCGAGGCGCTGGGGCAGCTGCCCGCCGACGAGCGGACACGTCAGCTCGAAGCGCTCCGCTGA
- the galE gene encoding UDP-glucose 4-epimerase GalE has product MILVTGGAGYIGSHAVLELLLAGHEVLVLDNLCNSSKVALDRVNSLAGRNAHFVKGDVRNRALLNALFASYPIKAVLHFAGLKAVGESVREPLRYYETNVGGSIALCQAMAEAGILKLVFSSSATVYGDSPRMPITENCPTGLPTNPYGQSKLMAENVLRGLAESDPRWSIGLLRYFNPIGAHESGLIGEDPNGIPNNLLPYMLQVAVGRREQLSVFGADYPTPDGTGVRDYIHVVDLAKGHLKALERLDRVQGVSTWNLGTGRGYSVRQMITAFEEVIGRPLPHMFRARRPGDIAQCWSDPTKAREELGWQAERDLPAMLSDAWRWQSRNPNGYAAEDVAAGQAANAETALAS; this is encoded by the coding sequence ATGATTCTGGTAACAGGTGGAGCGGGGTATATCGGGTCGCACGCCGTGCTGGAGTTGCTCCTGGCTGGCCATGAAGTGCTGGTGTTGGACAATCTTTGCAACAGTTCAAAAGTCGCGCTGGATCGGGTTAATTCCCTGGCCGGTCGCAACGCCCATTTCGTCAAAGGTGACGTGCGCAACCGCGCCTTGCTCAACGCCCTGTTTGCTTCTTATCCGATCAAGGCCGTGTTGCATTTCGCCGGCCTCAAGGCGGTGGGCGAAAGCGTGCGCGAACCGCTTCGTTATTACGAGACCAACGTCGGCGGCAGCATCGCACTGTGCCAGGCGATGGCCGAGGCGGGCATCTTAAAGCTGGTGTTCAGCTCATCGGCCACCGTCTACGGTGACTCACCGCGGATGCCGATCACGGAAAACTGCCCGACCGGCTTGCCGACCAATCCCTATGGCCAGTCCAAGCTGATGGCGGAAAACGTGCTTAGAGGCCTGGCCGAGTCCGACCCGCGCTGGTCGATCGGGCTGCTGCGCTACTTCAACCCGATCGGCGCGCACGAGTCAGGCCTGATTGGTGAAGACCCCAACGGTATTCCCAATAACCTGCTGCCCTACATGCTGCAGGTCGCGGTGGGTCGGCGAGAGCAACTGAGCGTGTTTGGCGCGGACTACCCGACGCCGGACGGCACGGGTGTACGGGATTACATCCATGTGGTGGACCTGGCCAAGGGGCACCTCAAGGCACTGGAGCGCCTCGATCGGGTCCAGGGTGTTTCCACGTGGAACCTCGGCACCGGTCGCGGTTATTCGGTACGGCAGATGATCACCGCATTCGAGGAAGTCATCGGCCGACCGCTGCCGCATATGTTCAGGGCGCGCCGGCCGGGCGATATCGCCCAGTGCTGGTCGGACCCGACCAAGGCTCGCGAAGAGCTGGGCTGGCAAGCGGAACGGGATCTGCCGGCGATGCTCAGCGACGCCTGGCGCTGGCAGAGTCGCAATCCCAACGGCTACGCGGCCGAAGACGTTGCCGCCGGCCAGGCGGCCAACGCAGAGACTGCGCTGGCCAGTTAA
- a CDS encoding cation:proton antiporter — protein MNFLEWMAVLGVLLLILALASAYLRWLPVTTSLIYLGFGLLIGHLGIGLWEMEFLLIADWMEHLTEVVVLVSLFVSGLKLRMPLRHPAWRSTYVLAGPVMLACIAGVALFCHYVIGLNWGLAVLTGAILAPTDPVLASLVQVNNSRDSDHVRYGLSGEAGFNDGTAFPFVVFALLLIEQENLALGWVSEWALHRLVWAVPAGLLFGYLLGKLIGKLAIYLRTRYVDTSMSPNDSLALALIALAYVGSELIGAWGFLAVFAAGLGLRRAEVSVAKRSETPSEELIAHVVPHLAEGGMTPRELPLERDSIAEPKVAAGVMMGDILTFGGQLERSLEVLLVTMLGVLVSEHWDWRAVPLALTLFLLIRPLSVWLLMPRRYLDRRQMLTVGWFGIRGIGSLYYLSYAVTHGLLPNEAEQVIELVIPVVALSILLHGLSTQPLLRYYERSRGQVPTSPP, from the coding sequence ATGAATTTTCTTGAATGGATGGCCGTTCTTGGCGTCCTGCTATTGATCCTCGCCTTGGCATCGGCCTACCTGCGCTGGCTGCCAGTTACCACCTCGCTGATCTATCTCGGCTTCGGGCTGCTGATCGGGCACCTCGGCATCGGCCTGTGGGAGATGGAGTTCCTGCTGATCGCTGACTGGATGGAGCACCTCACCGAAGTCGTCGTGCTGGTGTCGCTGTTCGTCAGCGGCCTGAAATTGCGTATGCCGCTGCGCCATCCGGCGTGGCGCAGCACCTATGTCCTGGCGGGCCCGGTGATGCTGGCCTGCATTGCCGGCGTCGCGCTGTTCTGCCATTACGTGATAGGCCTGAACTGGGGCCTGGCGGTATTGACCGGCGCGATCCTGGCGCCTACCGATCCAGTGCTGGCCAGCCTGGTGCAGGTCAACAATTCTCGCGACAGCGATCATGTGCGCTATGGCCTGTCCGGCGAAGCGGGGTTCAACGACGGCACCGCCTTCCCCTTCGTGGTGTTCGCCCTGCTGCTGATCGAGCAGGAAAACCTGGCGCTGGGCTGGGTCAGCGAATGGGCGCTGCACCGGTTGGTCTGGGCGGTGCCGGCCGGGCTGCTGTTCGGTTACCTGCTGGGCAAGCTGATCGGCAAACTGGCGATCTACCTGCGCACCCGCTACGTCGATACATCAATGTCGCCAAACGATTCGCTGGCGCTGGCCCTGATCGCGCTGGCCTATGTCGGCTCCGAACTGATCGGCGCCTGGGGCTTTCTGGCGGTGTTCGCTGCGGGGCTGGGGCTGCGGCGGGCCGAGGTTTCGGTGGCCAAGCGATCCGAAACGCCATCCGAAGAGCTGATCGCCCATGTGGTTCCGCATTTGGCCGAAGGCGGCATGACGCCCCGTGAGCTGCCGTTGGAGCGCGACAGCATTGCCGAACCCAAGGTCGCGGCCGGGGTGATGATGGGCGATATCCTCACCTTCGGTGGGCAACTGGAGCGCAGCCTCGAGGTGCTGCTGGTGACCATGCTCGGCGTGCTGGTATCGGAGCACTGGGACTGGCGAGCGGTTCCGCTGGCGCTGACGTTGTTCCTGCTGATCCGGCCGTTGAGCGTCTGGTTGCTGATGCCGCGGCGCTACCTCGATCGCCGCCAGATGCTGACCGTCGGGTGGTTCGGCATCCGTGGCATCGGCAGCCTGTATTACCTCAGCTACGCCGTCACCCACGGCCTGCTGCCGAACGAAGCCGAGCAGGTCATCGAACTGGTGATTCCGGTGGTCGCGCTGAGCATCCTGTTGCATGGCCTCAGTACGCAACCGCTGCTGCGCTATTACGAGCGTAGCCGCGGTCAGGTACCGACCTCCCCGCCTTGA
- the glf gene encoding UDP-galactopyranose mutase translates to MRDMSLRDSNPEHAGGGASEGASGHRRGFDYLIVGAGFAGSVLAERLAAGLNKRVLVVDRRPHIGGNAYDHYDEAGVLIHRYGPHIFHTNAQRIVDYLSRFTEWRPYEHRVLAQVDGQQVPIPINMTTLNKLYGLNMTTEQEAADFLASRAEPVEDIQTSEDVVINGIGRELYQKFFRGYTRKQWGLDPSQLDKSVTSRIPTRTNTDDRYFTDSFQQMPKYGYTKMFEKMLAHPNIKVMINTDYREIRDEVQFDHLIFCGPIDEYFDYRFGKLPYRSLKFEHKQLEQEQFQAVGTVNYPSEDVPYTRISEYKHLTGQVHPRTSITYEYPSAEGDPYYPIPRPENAELYKRYQQLADETPGVTFVGRLGTYKYYNMDQVVGQALALYKRIEEAERGPAPGESADHSQSLAEQAP, encoded by the coding sequence ATGCGCGATATGAGCCTGCGAGACAGCAACCCCGAGCACGCAGGCGGAGGCGCCAGCGAGGGCGCGTCCGGCCACCGTCGCGGCTTCGACTATCTGATCGTCGGTGCCGGTTTTGCCGGCAGCGTGCTGGCCGAGCGTCTGGCGGCCGGGCTGAACAAGCGCGTGCTGGTGGTCGATCGGCGACCACACATCGGCGGCAACGCCTACGATCATTACGATGAAGCTGGCGTGCTGATCCACCGCTATGGCCCGCACATCTTCCACACCAACGCTCAGCGCATCGTCGATTACCTCTCGCGGTTCACCGAGTGGCGCCCCTACGAGCATCGCGTGCTGGCGCAGGTCGACGGGCAGCAGGTGCCGATCCCGATCAACATGACCACGCTGAACAAGCTCTACGGCCTGAACATGACCACCGAGCAGGAGGCGGCGGATTTCCTTGCCAGCCGCGCCGAGCCGGTCGAGGACATCCAGACCAGCGAAGACGTGGTCATCAACGGCATCGGCCGCGAGCTGTACCAGAAATTCTTCCGCGGCTATACCCGCAAGCAGTGGGGCCTGGACCCGTCGCAGCTGGACAAGTCGGTGACCTCGCGCATCCCGACACGCACCAATACCGACGACCGCTACTTCACCGACAGCTTCCAGCAGATGCCCAAGTACGGCTACACCAAGATGTTCGAGAAGATGCTCGCGCACCCGAACATCAAGGTGATGATCAACACCGACTACCGCGAGATCCGCGACGAGGTGCAGTTCGACCATCTGATTTTCTGCGGCCCGATCGACGAGTATTTCGACTACCGCTTCGGCAAGCTGCCGTACCGCTCGCTGAAGTTCGAGCACAAGCAGCTCGAGCAGGAGCAGTTCCAGGCGGTGGGCACGGTCAACTACCCGAGCGAAGACGTGCCCTACACGCGCATCAGCGAGTACAAGCACCTCACCGGGCAGGTCCATCCGCGCACCAGCATCACCTACGAATACCCCTCGGCCGAGGGCGACCCCTACTACCCGATCCCGCGGCCGGAAAACGCCGAGCTGTACAAGCGCTACCAGCAGCTGGCGGACGAGACACCCGGCGTGACCTTTGTCGGGCGGTTGGGTACGTACAAGTACTACAACATGGATCAGGTGGTCGGGCAGGCGCTGGCGCTGTACAAGCGTATCGAAGAGGCCGAGCGCGGCCCTGCGCCCGGCGAAAGTGCCGATCACAGCCAGTCGCTGGCTGAACAAGCCCCCTGA
- a CDS encoding dodecin produces MSDHHTYKKIEIVGSSRTSVDEAIQNGIAEASRTLRNVEWFEVGEIRGHVENGKVGHYQVTMKVGFRLAES; encoded by the coding sequence ATGTCGGATCACCACACCTACAAAAAGATCGAAATCGTCGGCTCTTCGCGCACCAGCGTGGACGAGGCGATTCAGAACGGCATCGCCGAAGCCAGCAGGACGCTGCGCAATGTCGAATGGTTCGAAGTCGGCGAAATCCGCGGCCATGTCGAGAACGGCAAGGTCGGCCATTATCAGGTCACCATGAAGGTCGGTTTCCGCCTCGCCGAGAGTTGA
- a CDS encoding ABC transporter ATP-binding protein produces MNAPAAPPKARAGDVPLPSRPVAFLWHYICARPWHFGGLLALIVGAASCAVAVQYGMKLLVDSMAQGSADRASANVWWPLGLFIGLIVIENVFWRLGGWLGCRTVVASVVDIRVDLFKHLTGHPMRYFTEHFAGSLGNRISALGQAAGAIYGGLAWKIVPPIVDFLGAVVVLLTVDVRMALALILFVAIVAALITGFGIRGRSKHQRFAAQSARVGGELVDAVSNVWTIKAFSARDREAERLAQEIGYEARAQRRSWMYLEKARVMHDICLSLMAGGMLIWAIDLWIAGAVTAGDVVLVSALTFRILHGSRDLALALVDTTQQIGAIDDTLRIIVQPHGLEDSDTQLLLAEGDITFKDVSFSYPNRETVFQHLDLHIPAGQKVGVVGSSGAGKSTLINLIQRLDDVQDGRILIDGQDIRSVSQDSLREKIAVVPQETALFNRSIRENIRYGRPDATDDEVVEAARSAFCDGFIRELPQGYDTLVGERGVMLSGGQRQRLGIARAFLKNAPILILDEATSALDTHSEAEIQVALNDLVHNRTVVAVAHRLSTLSNFDRIIVLRDGRIVEDGPPHELRSRGGEFDGLWRMQAEGFRQRPDPTR; encoded by the coding sequence ATGAACGCCCCCGCCGCACCGCCCAAGGCCCGTGCGGGTGACGTGCCGTTGCCCAGCCGGCCTGTCGCGTTTCTCTGGCATTACATCTGCGCGCGGCCCTGGCACTTCGGAGGCCTGCTGGCGCTGATCGTCGGTGCGGCGAGCTGCGCGGTGGCGGTGCAGTACGGCATGAAGCTGCTGGTCGACTCCATGGCCCAAGGCAGCGCTGACCGCGCGTCGGCCAACGTCTGGTGGCCGCTGGGGCTGTTCATCGGCCTGATCGTCATCGAGAACGTCTTCTGGCGCCTGGGCGGCTGGCTCGGCTGCCGCACGGTTGTGGCCAGCGTCGTGGACATCCGCGTCGACCTGTTCAAGCACCTCACCGGCCACCCGATGCGTTACTTCACCGAGCACTTCGCCGGCTCGCTGGGCAACCGTATCTCGGCGCTGGGCCAGGCCGCAGGCGCCATCTACGGCGGCCTGGCATGGAAGATCGTGCCGCCGATCGTCGACTTTCTCGGCGCCGTGGTGGTGCTGCTCACCGTGGATGTGCGCATGGCGCTGGCGCTGATCCTCTTCGTCGCCATCGTCGCCGCGCTGATCACCGGCTTCGGCATACGCGGGCGCAGCAAGCACCAGCGCTTCGCCGCCCAGTCGGCCCGGGTGGGCGGCGAGCTGGTGGATGCCGTCTCCAACGTCTGGACCATCAAGGCCTTCTCGGCGCGCGATCGCGAGGCCGAACGCCTGGCGCAGGAGATCGGTTACGAAGCGCGTGCCCAGCGCCGCAGTTGGATGTACCTGGAAAAGGCGCGGGTGATGCACGACATCTGCCTGTCGCTGATGGCCGGGGGCATGCTCATCTGGGCCATCGATCTCTGGATCGCCGGCGCGGTGACTGCCGGCGACGTGGTCCTGGTCAGTGCGCTGACCTTTCGCATCCTGCATGGCTCGCGCGACCTGGCGCTGGCGCTGGTGGACACGACGCAGCAGATCGGCGCCATCGATGACACCCTGCGCATCATCGTCCAACCGCATGGCCTGGAAGACAGCGACACGCAATTGCTGCTCGCCGAGGGCGATATCACCTTCAAGGATGTGAGCTTCAGCTATCCCAATCGCGAAACCGTGTTTCAGCATCTCGACCTGCATATCCCGGCCGGGCAGAAGGTCGGCGTGGTGGGCTCGTCCGGGGCGGGTAAGTCGACGCTGATCAACCTCATCCAGCGCCTGGACGACGTGCAGGACGGACGCATCCTCATCGATGGCCAGGACATCCGCAGCGTCAGCCAGGACAGCCTGCGCGAGAAGATCGCGGTAGTGCCGCAGGAGACCGCGCTGTTCAACCGCAGCATCCGCGAGAACATCCGCTACGGTCGCCCCGACGCGACCGACGACGAGGTGGTCGAGGCCGCGCGCAGTGCTTTTTGCGACGGCTTCATCCGCGAGTTGCCGCAGGGCTACGACACCCTGGTCGGCGAACGCGGGGTGATGCTTTCCGGCGGCCAGCGCCAGCGGCTGGGTATCGCCCGGGCGTTCCTGAAGAACGCGCCGATCCTGATCCTCGACGAGGCCACGTCGGCGCTGGACACCCACTCCGAAGCCGAAATCCAGGTCGCGCTCAACGATCTGGTGCACAACCGCACCGTGGTAGCGGTGGCGCATCGGCTATCGACCTTGTCGAACTTCGACCGGATCATCGTGCTGCGTGACGGGCGCATCGTCGAGGACGGCCCGCCGCACGAACTGCGTAGCCGCGGCGGCGAGTTCGATGGCTTGTGGCGCATGCAGGCCGAAGGCTTCCGCCAGCGCCCCGATCCGACCCGATGA
- a CDS encoding glycosyltransferase family 1 protein — MSWAGPYQYEIGKSLDKQATPPEVVFDEQAPTLLCLSHLRWSFVYQRPQHLMSRFARDFNVLFVEEPIPTEDAQPWLEVRPEENGVQVLIPRLPQGCEGDTALRIQRDLLDGYLAKLGVNELMLWFYTPMALGYAGHLKPRLTVYDCMDELSAFRGAPPELVERERELLERADLVFTGGYSIWEAKRELHDNAFAFPSSVDVAHFAEARRPQHDPDDQAEIPHPRLGFYGVIDERFDIDLVAHVAEKRPDWQFVLVGPVVKIDPADLPQRDNIHYLGGKTYDELPRYLAGWDVAIMPFAMNESTRFISPTKTPEYLAGGCPVVSTPIKDVVRTYGDTAIVHIADTPEAFIAAVEQALADGEDRDRLLKTADEILGDMSWDHTWALMKEKMQCAI; from the coding sequence ATGAGCTGGGCCGGCCCCTACCAATACGAAATTGGCAAATCCCTCGATAAACAGGCGACGCCACCGGAGGTTGTCTTCGATGAGCAGGCGCCGACCTTGCTGTGTCTCTCCCACCTGCGTTGGAGCTTCGTCTACCAGCGCCCACAGCATCTGATGTCGCGCTTCGCGCGGGACTTCAACGTCCTATTCGTCGAGGAGCCGATTCCCACCGAAGACGCCCAGCCGTGGCTGGAGGTGCGGCCCGAGGAAAATGGTGTCCAGGTGTTGATACCGCGTCTGCCTCAGGGCTGCGAAGGCGATACCGCCTTGCGAATCCAGCGCGACCTGCTCGACGGCTACCTGGCCAAGCTTGGCGTCAATGAGCTGATGCTCTGGTTCTATACACCCATGGCGCTGGGCTATGCCGGCCACTTGAAGCCCAGGCTGACGGTGTACGACTGCATGGACGAGCTGTCGGCCTTCCGCGGCGCGCCACCCGAGCTGGTCGAACGCGAGCGCGAGCTGCTCGAGCGCGCCGATCTGGTCTTTACCGGCGGCTACAGCATCTGGGAAGCCAAGCGCGAGCTGCACGACAACGCCTTCGCCTTTCCCAGCAGTGTCGACGTGGCGCACTTCGCCGAGGCGCGGCGGCCACAGCATGACCCGGACGACCAGGCCGAGATTCCGCATCCGCGCCTGGGCTTCTACGGCGTGATCGACGAGCGCTTCGACATCGACCTGGTCGCCCACGTCGCCGAAAAGCGACCGGACTGGCAGTTCGTGCTGGTCGGCCCGGTGGTGAAGATCGACCCGGCCGACCTGCCGCAGCGCGACAACATTCATTACCTGGGTGGCAAGACCTACGACGAGTTGCCCAGGTATCTGGCCGGCTGGGACGTGGCGATCATGCCGTTCGCGATGAACGAATCGACCCGTTTCATCAGCCCGACCAAGACGCCCGAATACCTGGCCGGCGGCTGTCCGGTCGTGTCCACGCCGATCAAGGACGTGGTGCGCACCTACGGCGATACCGCGATCGTCCATATCGCCGATACGCCCGAGGCGTTCATCGCCGCGGTCGAGCAGGCCCTGGCCGATGGCGAGGACCGCGACCGTTTGTTGAAGACCGCTGACGAGATTCTCGGCGACATGTCCTGGGACCACACCTGGGCGCTGATGAAGGAGAAGATGCAATGCGCGATATGA
- a CDS encoding LLM class flavin-dependent oxidoreductase, producing the protein MSRIEHTRFSTLDLAPIRDDGDAGLALRNSLALAQHVEKLGFERFWVAEHHNMDGIASAAASVLIGYLAAGTSRIRLGAGGVMLPNHAPLVIAEQFGTLEALYPGRIDLGLGRAPGADQFTAHALRRDRMGSADDFPADVEELQRLLGPRQPNQRVIAMPGTGSKVPIWLLGSSLFSAQLAAAKGLPYAFASHFAPRYVHEAIRLYRENFRPTEVLDKPYVMLGVPLMTADTDEQAEYLATTAYQRILALIRGQSLVLVPPVPSMQGKWLPHEQEAVGNFLGMALIGGPEKIRARLEILLEQTGADELIFTCDFYETADRHHAFDILAGLR; encoded by the coding sequence ATGTCCCGTATCGAACACACCCGTTTTTCCACCCTCGACCTGGCGCCGATCCGTGATGATGGTGACGCCGGCCTCGCCCTGCGCAACTCGCTGGCCCTGGCGCAACATGTCGAAAAGCTCGGCTTCGAGCGCTTCTGGGTCGCCGAACACCACAACATGGATGGCATCGCCAGTGCGGCCGCCTCCGTGCTGATCGGCTACCTGGCCGCCGGCACCTCGCGCATCCGCCTGGGCGCCGGCGGGGTGATGTTGCCCAATCACGCGCCGCTGGTGATCGCCGAGCAGTTCGGCACGCTGGAGGCGCTCTATCCGGGGCGCATCGACCTGGGTCTCGGCCGGGCGCCGGGCGCCGACCAGTTCACCGCACACGCGCTGCGCCGCGACCGCATGGGCAGTGCCGACGACTTCCCGGCCGATGTCGAGGAGCTGCAGCGCCTGCTCGGTCCGCGCCAGCCCAACCAGCGGGTGATTGCCATGCCGGGCACCGGCAGCAAGGTGCCGATCTGGTTGCTCGGCTCGAGCCTGTTCAGCGCCCAGTTGGCGGCGGCCAAGGGCCTGCCCTACGCCTTCGCCTCGCACTTCGCGCCGCGTTATGTGCATGAGGCGATTCGCCTGTACCGCGAAAACTTCCGACCCACGGAGGTGCTGGACAAGCCCTACGTGATGCTCGGCGTACCACTGATGACCGCCGATACGGACGAGCAGGCCGAATACCTGGCGACCACCGCTTACCAGCGCATCCTCGCGCTGATCCGCGGCCAGAGCCTGGTGCTGGTGCCACCGGTGCCGAGCATGCAGGGCAAATGGCTGCCCCACGAACAGGAGGCCGTCGGCAATTTCCTCGGCATGGCCCTGATCGGCGGACCGGAGAAAATCCGCGCACGGCTGGAGATCCTGCTGGAACAGACCGGCGCCGACGAGCTGATCTTCACCTGCGACTTCTACGAGACCGCCGACCGCCACCACGCCTTCGACATCCTCGCCGGGCTGCGCTGA